A single region of the Vicia villosa cultivar HV-30 ecotype Madison, WI linkage group LG4, Vvil1.0, whole genome shotgun sequence genome encodes:
- the LOC131594131 gene encoding F-box/kelch-repeat protein At5g43190, translating into MKNQNNLNIITNNPKPPQTPNMDPQIWSKLPPEILENILSFLPLKTFMSLRSTCKGFWPLIFSPSFISKHSPSSSPFSSFLLLSHPQFQTHFPLYDCNLQTWRNISLSFSDSLHHSSLSLTTTLVSSGGLFCLTDSLSCSLLVCNLLAKSKRKIQYPNFNLHIEHLTFVSTPKGYIIFILSSESSSSNAFLYESNSKVESWRKFNGFDPILSDNPHQQGVYFKGGLYFATPEPFSVVYFDLGNGKWEKPVCDLPNQLTFVRLVSMNDDDGVGKKLFLIGGVGSNGISRSVKLWEMSEDGTNWVEIQSLPDLMCRKFVSVCYHNYEHVYCFWHEGMICICCYTWPEILYYLVSRRTWHWLPRCSSLALKCSCGFKWFSFVPKLYAQV; encoded by the coding sequence ATGAAGAACCAAAACAACCTTAACATAATCACCAACAATCCAAAACCACCTCAAACACCAAACATGGATCCTCAAATTTGGAGCAAACTACCACCCGAAATCCTCGAAAACATTCTCTCTTTCCTCCCTCTCAAAACCTTCATGAGTCTCAGATCCACTTGCAAAGGTTTCTGGCCACTGATCTTCTCTCCTTCATTCATCTCCAAACACTCGCCTTCTTCTTcacctttctcttcttttctcttaCTCTCTCACCCTCAATTCCAAACTCACTTTCCTCTCTATGATTGCAACCTTCAAACATGGCGTAACATCTCGCTATCTTTCTCAGATTCACTTCaccattcttcactttctctcactaCCACTCTTGTCTCTTCTGGTGGTCTTTTCTGTTTAACAGATTCACTCTCATGTTCTTTACTTGTTTGTAACCTCTTAGCCAAATCCAAGAGAAAAATCCAATACCCTAATTTCAATCTTCATATTGAGCATCTTACATTTGTTTCTACTCCAAAAGGGTATATCATTTTTATACtctcttctgaatcatcttcaagtAATGCTTTTCTTTATGAATCAAACTCAAAGGTTGAATCTTGGAGGAAATTCAATGGCTTTGATCCTATTCTTAGTGATAACCCTCATCAACAAGGGGTTTACTTTAAAGGAGGTTTGTATTTTGCTACACCAGAGCCTTTTTCTGTTGTGTATTTTGATTTGGGGAATGGAAAATGGGAGAAGCCTGTTTGTGATTTACCTAATCAACTCACTTTTGTGAGATTGGTTAGTATGAATGATGATGACGGTGTTGGTAAAAAACTGTTTTTGATTGGTGGGGTAGGGAGCAATGGAATTTCAAGGAGTGTAAAACTATGGGAAATGAGTGAAGATGGGACTAATTGGGTTGAGATTCAGAGTTTACCTGATTTGATGTGTAGGAAATTTGTGTCAGTTTGTTATCATAATTATGAACATGTTTATTGTTTTTGGCATGAAGGGATGATTTGTATATGCTGTTATACTTGGCCAGAGATTTTGTATTATTTGGTTTCTAGAAGGACTTGGCATTGGCTTCCTAGGTGTTCTTCTTTGGCTTTGAAATGTAGCTGTGGTTTTAAGTGGTTTTCTTTTGTTCCTAAGTTGTATGCTCAAGTTTGA
- the LOC131598579 gene encoding uncharacterized protein LOC131598579: MNGTNDISISLLMLDGKNWIRWRKQVESLFVFHETLEVVTDGVLALASNASKAQKTTHNEVKKNDFKAAYCIQSEVDSTNFDRISHGESMKEAWDIIVKYYEGGEKVKVFKLQTLHRQYELLSMGENEKVVEYVSKMQKLVHLMKGCGETLTDKMIVWKHMRLGLSKGKEFKIRYKLCKLSQGKRMVAPTNSKAKSTRLRARSLGRTLASSRSKIELLSPRKEEEENIERTKKIKRICSAITVRNGVTCLNIIGTGKTMDRQKDKDEGAKFARQDSDHSESMVVMDTFADNHVESKIWLLDSGCSNHMTGQKEWLADFDEWKKSKVKLADNSSVQVEGTDNIVFQMSNGGKDMIKDVLYVHGIKCNMLSIGRLVERVSQLSLKIEF, from the exons ATGAATGGTACTAATGATATTTCAATTTCTCTTCTAATGCTTGACGGTAAAAATTGGATTCGATGGAGAAAACAGGTGGAATCCTTGTTTGTCTTCCATGAAACCCTAGAAGTGGTTACCGATGGCGTTCTTGCGCTAGCTTCAAATGCTAGCAAAGCACAGAAAACAACCCACAATGAAGTCAAGAAGAATGATTTCAAGGCTGCATATTGCATTCAATCGGAGGTTGATTCTACAAATTTCGACAGAATCTCTCATGGTGAATCGATGAAGGAGGCATGGGATATTATTGTCAAATATTATGAAGGAGGTGAAAAAGTCAAGGTTTTTAAGTTGCAGACCTTGCATCGACAATATGAATTATTGTCAATGGGAGAAAACGAAAAGGTTGTAGAGTATGTGTCGAAGATGCAAAAACTCGTCCATCTCATGAAGGGTTGTGGTGAAACCCTAACTGATAAGATGATAGTTTGGAAG CACATGAGATTAGGATTGTCGAAAGGAAAGGAGTTCAAGATTCGATACAAGCTTTGCAAGCTAAGTCAAGGAAAAAGAATGGTAGCtccaacaaattcaaaggcaAAGTCGACAAGACTCAGGGCAAGAAGTCTTGGTCGAACCCTTGCAAGCAGTAGGTCAAAGATAGAACTTCTGAGTCCTCGAAAAGAGGAGGAGGAAAATATCGaaaggacaaagaagataaaaaggaTTTGCAGTGCTATCACTGTGAGAAATGGGGTCACTTGTCTAAACATTATTGGTACAGGAAAGACAATGGATCGTCAAAAGGATAAAGACGAAGGAGCGAAATTTGCACGTCAAGATTCAGATCATTCTGAAAGTATGGTTGTTATGGATACATTTGCAGATAACCATGTCGAATCCAAGATCTGGTTACTCGACTCAGGCTGCTCGAATCACATGACTGGTCAAAAAGAGTGGTTGGCAGATTTCGACGAGTGGAAGAAGAGCAAGGTAAAACTTGCAGATAATAGTTCGGTGCAAGTAGAAGGTACTGACAACATAGTTTTTCAAATGAGTAATGGAGGGAAAGATATGATTAAAGATGTGCTATATGTACATGGAATAAAGTGCAACATGCTAAGTATTGGACGACTAGTCGAAAGGGTTTCTCAGTTGtcattaaaaattgaattttaa
- the LOC131594130 gene encoding mitochondrial outer membrane protein porin 2-like, translating into MSSKGPGLFSDIGKISRDILTKDYNSDQRFTISSSTNSGIDLNSTLLKSRGLSSGDIAAQIKHNNKSLHFKVDTESNVLTTFTLTDFVPSAKAVASIRLPDYKSGKIEVQYLHDHAGFTTAIDLNRNPAIDFSATIGTPGIAFGAETSYSTSVGKFTKYNAGLCLKLPSSHASVILADKGDSMKVSYLRDLEKLNGGAVVGEISRKFSTNENTLTVGCSYVVDPRTTVKTKLNNHGNLGALLQHELTHRSFLTISGAFETKALENSPKFGFSLLLKP; encoded by the exons ATGTCTTCCAAAGGCCCCGGTCTCTTCTCCGACATCGGAAAAATATCCAGAG ATATCCTCACCAAAGATTACAACTCCGATCAACGATTCACAATCTCCTCCTCCACCAACTCCGGCATC GATTTGAATTCAACGTTATTGAAGAGTAGAGGACTTTCCTCCGGAGATATTGCTGCTCAAATTAAGCACAATAACAAATCTCTTCATTTCAAAGTTGATACTGAATCAAAT GTGTTGACGACATTTACTCTCACAGATTTCGTGCCTTCTGCGAAAGCAGTTGCTTCTATTCGATTACCTGATTACAAATCCGGCAAG ATTGAAGTTCAATATCTTCATGATCATGCTGGTTTTACTACTGCTATTGATTTGAATCGCAACCCTGCTATTGATTTTTCTGCGACAATTGGTACTCCTGGCATCGCGTTTGGTGCGGAAACCAGCTACTCCACGAGTGTTGGGAAGTTTACAAAGTATAATGCGGGGTTGTGCTTGAAGTTGCCGAGTTCGCATGCTTCTGTCATTTT AGCTGATAAGGGAGACTCCATGAAGGTATCGTATTTGCGCGACCTAGAAAAATTGAATGGGGGAGCAGTTGTGGGAGAGATTAGCAGAAAGTTCTCTACAAATGAGAACACGTTGACGGTTGGATGTTCTTATGTGGTTGATCCTCGAACAACGGTGAAGACAAAGCTGAACAACCATGGTAATCTTGGGGCATTATTGCAACATGAGCTTACACATAGGTCATTCTTGACAATCTCAGGCGCCTTTGAAACAAAGGCATTGGAAAATAGTCCTAAGTTTGGTTTCTCCCTCCTGCTCAAGCCTTAA
- the LOC131594129 gene encoding beta-galactosidase-like gives MRKEFHMMMVGMMFLLCLWICGVIASVSYDHKAIVIDGQRRILISGSIHYPRSTPEMWPDLFQKAKDGGLDVIQTYVFWNGHEPSPGNYYFEGRFDLVKFIKLAQQAGLYVHLRIGPYVCAEWNFGGFPVWLKYVPGMAFRTDNEPFKAAMQKFTTKIVSLMKAESLFQTQGGPIIMSQIENEYGPVEWEIGAPGKAYTSWAAQMAVGLDTGVPWDMCKQEDAPDPVIDTCNGYYCENFTPNENYKPKMWTENWSGWYTDFGSGISHRPTEDLAYSVARFIQNRGSFVNYYMYHGGTNFGRTSSGLFIATSYDYDAPIDEYGLVNEPKWGHLRDLHKAIKQCEPALISVDPTVTYYGKNLEAHVYYVSTSVCAAFLANYDTKSAATITFGNGHHDLPPWSVSILPDCKTEVFNTAKVGVKSSPKAMTSTNITFDWQSYTEDPAFSSEDDSVTAEALWEQINVTRDSSDYLWYLTDVNISPNESFINNGPSPILTANSAGHVLHVFVNGQLSGTVYGGLDNPKLTFSGSVNLKDGNNKISILSVAVGLPNVGLHFETWNVGVLGPVTLKGLNEGTRDLSWQKWSYKVGLKGESLSLHTITGSSSVEWTQGSSLATKQPLTWYKTTFNAPDGDEPLALDMSSMGKGEIWINDQSIGRHWPGYIAHGSCGECDYAGTFTNAKCRTNCGEPTQKWYHIPRSWLSPSGNVLVVLEEWGGDPTGISLVKRT, from the exons ATGAGAAAAGAGTTTCACATGATGATGGTGGGAATGATGTTTTTATTGTGTTTGTGGATTTGTGGTGTTATAGCTTCTGTTAGTTATGATCACAAAGCCATTGTAATTGATGGACAGAGAAGAATTTTGATATCAGGTTCTATCCACTATCCAAGAAGCACACCAGAG ATGTGGCCGGATTTATTTCAAAAGGCTAAAGATGGAGGTCTTGATGTTATTCAAACTTATGTATTTTGGAATGGACATGAGCCTTCTCCTggaaat TATTACTTTGAGGGTAGATTTGACTTGGTAAAGTTTATCAAGCTGGCACAGCAAGCTGGTCTTTATGTTCATTTGCGAATTGGTCCCTATGTTTGTGCTGAATGGAATTTCGG AGGATTTCCTGTTTGGCTCAAGTATGTTCCGGGCATGGCTTTTAGAACAGACAATGAACCATTTAAG GCTGCAATGCAAAAATTTACCACTAAGATTGTGAGCTTGATGAAAGCTGAGAGTTTGTTTCAAACTCAAGGTGGTCCAATAATTATGTCTCAG ATTGAGAATGAGTATGGACCTGTGGAATGGGAGATTGGTGCTCCTGGAAAGGCTTACACAAGTTGGGCTGCTCAAATGGCGGTAGGCCTAGATACCGGTGTACCATGGGATATGTGCAAGCAAGAAGACGCCCCTGATCCCGTT ATTGACACTTGCAATGGATATTATTGTGAAAACTTCACTCCCAATGAGAACTATAAACCCAAAATGTGGACCGAGAATTGGTCTGGTTG GTACACCGATTTTGGTAGCGGTATATCGCATAGACCAACCGAAGATTTGGCATACTCAGTTGCAAGATTCATACAAAATCGAGGCTCCTTCGTTAACTACTATATG TACCATGGAGGAACTAATTTTGGTCGAACATCGAGTGGTCTTTTCATTGCGACAAGCTATGATTATGATGCTCCTATTGATGAATATG GACTTGTGAATGAACCAAAATGGGGACATTTGAGAGACTTACATAAAGCAATAAAACAGTGTGAGCCAGCTTTGATTTCTGTGGATCCTACAGTCACATATTATGGGAAAAACCTTGAG GCACATGTGTACTACGTAAGTACTAGTGTTTGTGCTGCATTCCTTGCAAACTACGATACGAAGTCTGCAGCAACGATTACGTTTGGAAATGGCCATCATGACCTTCCACCTTGGTCTGTCAGCATTCTGCCTGATTGCAAAACCGAAGTTTTCAACACTGCAAAG GTTGGTGTAAAGAGCTCCCCAAAAGCGATGACTTCGACAAACATTACATTTGATTGGCAATCATACACTGAAGATCCCGCCTTCTCCAGTGAAGACGATTCTGTCACAGCAGAAGCACTTTGGGAGCAGATCAACGTTACTCGCGATTCTTCAGATTATCTGTGGTATTTGACAGA TGTCAACATTAGTCCTAATGAAAGTTTTATAAACAACGGTCCGTCTCCTATTCTTACTGCAAATTCAGCAGGTCATGTTCTGCATGTTTTTGTTAATGGACAACTTTCAG GAACTGTGTATGGAGGATTGGATAATCCTAAGTTAACATTTAGTGGAAGTGTGAACCTAAAGGATGGAAATAACAAGATTTCTATACTTAGTGTTGCTGTCGGTCTTCCG AATGTTGGCTTGCACTTTGAAACATGGAATGTTGGAGTGTTAGGACCAGTTACATTGAAGGGTCTAAATGAAGGAACCCGCGACTTGTCGTGGCAGAAATGGTCTTACAAG GTTGGACTAAAAGGCGAATCATTGAGCCTTCATACCATAACAGGAAGTTCCTCGGTTGAGTGGACACAAGGATCGTCATTGGCTACAAAACAACCTTTGACATGGTACAAG ACAACCTTTAATGCGCCTGACGGAGACGAGCCATTGGCTCTAGATATGAGTAGCATGGGAAAGGGTGAAATATGGATAAATGATCAAAGCATCGGTCGTCATTGGCCCGGATATATTGCTCATGGTAGTTGCGGTGAATGTGATTATGCCGGAACATTTACTAATGCGAAATGCAGAACAAATTGCGGAGAACCAACACAGAAATGGTATCATATTCCTAGATCATGGTTGAGTCCAAGTGGGAATGTGTTGGTTGTGCTTGAAGAATGGGGAGGTGACCCTACTGGGATTTCATTGGTGAAAAGAACATGA
- the LOC131598580 gene encoding uncharacterized protein LOC131598580: MSRPVERIAEINDGKELWKIVVRIHHRWKVVSNSKEHFKMIFVDKLGDDIHAVVPAPHVSVFTEKCLLGHTYTVSNFKVVPYVLAFRASGHRYMIKFTAGTSVLDEDKHEIPPKSILFTSFSDIITGRFDKHVLIHVVGMVDSIGYAQTESGAKKQQISMMLRDHSNNMLNCTLWESYADQFIKFNKVRVAASLPTVVLLQYAKVKEEGKYPLSVTNTYNVTLLCVDADFPIMKDFIDRMPEESKVTLSDQLGGNSQYSSQSSENQQLTPVQKLFSKAVVLPIAEIIQLTDVTFCATVATTKLLVASPFEWFYRACHMCQSIARGDSPPFECEAGHETMAEVLRF; encoded by the exons ATGTCAAGGCCTGTTGAGAGAATAGCAGAGATCAATGATGGAAAAGAGCTTTGGAAGATTGTTGTTAGGATTCACCACCGATGGAAAGTTGTCTCCAACAGCAAGGAACATTTTAAAATGATCTTtgttgacaaattg GGAGATGATATTCATGCTGTTGTTCCAGCACCGCATGTGTCGGTTTTCACCGAAAAATGCTTATTAGGCCATACTTATACTGTATCTAATTTTAAGGTGGTGCCTTATGTTCTGGCATTCAGGGCATCGGGACACAGATATATGATAAAGTTTACTGCTGGAACGTCTGTTCTTGATGAAGACAAACATGAGATACCCCCGAAATCGATTTTATTTACAAGTTTTTCAGACATCATAACAGGGAGGTTTGACAAACATGTTCTGATTC ATGTCGTTGGAATGGTGGATAGTATTGGTTATGCACAGACTGAGTCAGGTGCAAAGAAGCAGCAAATTAGCATGATGTTGCGTGATCACAG CAACAACATGTTGAACTGTACTCTGTGGGAATCATACGCGGATCAGTTCATCAAGTTTAACAAAGTTAGGGTTGCTGCATCACTACCTACAGTTGTGTTGCTTCAGTATGCCAAAGTGAAGGAAGAAG GAAAGTATCCTCTGTCTGTGACAAACACCTACAATGTGACCCTTTTATGTGTTGATGCTGATTTTCCGATCATGAAAGACTTTATTGATAG AATGCCTGAGGAGAGCAAGGTAACCCTCTCTGACCAACTTGGAGGGAATTCACAATATTCCTCCCAAAGTTCTGAAAATCAACAGCTCACTCCTGTGCAAAAATTGTTCTCAAAGGCTGTTGTTTTGCCTATTGCTGAGATTATTCAACTTACGGAT GTTACATTTTGCGCTACTGTCGCTACAACAAAATTATTAGTAGCATCTCCGTTTGAATGGTTCTATCGTGCCTGCCATATGTGTCAATCTATAGCGCGCGGGGACAGCCCCCCCTTTGAGTGTGAAGCTGGTCATGAAACCATGGCTGAAGTCCTTAGGTTTTAG